The Gordonia westfalica DNA segment GAGTTTGGTCCGCGTGAGGATGAGGACCCGATGACTCGTTTGATGCGTGAGATTGCTGGTTTGGCGACTGCTGCGTCGGAGCTCGGCCTGTTCTAACGGAAACTTTCGGATAGCAGGTTATCCTGTTGGGGTGGCGAATAAGCGAGCACCACTAGCCCCAGAGCATGTAGCCGAATGGCGGATCGATCTCAACGACGGGAGAGGGCACCTCGAGGTGCCGGCCAGCCAGTCGGGGTGGTGGGAGTGCCGTTCCTGCGGGAATCTGTGGCAGGAGTCGCAGTCGTCTCGGCGGTTGCGGAAGTGGTGCCGCAAGTGTGCTGGTAAGCAGGGCGCTGAGGTTAACCGCGGCAACGCGGCCACGGCATCCCGGATCGCTGTCCACCTGCAAGGTGAGTGGATCGACGAGAAGCCGCACACTTCGGTGTCGGCGAAGTCGAACTACAAAGCAGCGTGGCGGTGTGGAACGTGTGGGCATGAGTGGCGGGCGACGGTGAAGAACCGGAGCAACGGCTCAGGATGCCACGGTGTTACCGGCTCTCAGATAAGACCGGTGCGG contains these protein-coding regions:
- a CDS encoding zinc-ribbon domain-containing protein is translated as MPASQSGWWECRSCGNLWQESQSSRRLRKWCRKCAGKQGAEVNRGNAATASRIAVHLQGEWIDEKPHTSVSAKSNYKAAWRCGTCGHEWRATVKNRSNGSGCHGVTGSQIRPVRRPHGHGPLPSQIHYRTIRSPPGGQIATRTPRRE